The following coding sequences are from one Clostridioides difficile ATCC 9689 = DSM 1296 window:
- a CDS encoding NAD(P)H-dependent oxidoreductase, with protein sequence MLDLNRKLAKLEEEGKKIKVALIGAGHMGNGMVSQMANMKGIEASIVVDINLELAHKAFTDAGIDEEIIDNVTNEKDAEIKLQEGKVLTCNDFLVACKTKSIDVVIDATGGIAIGAEIALNSILNKKHIVMLNAETDCVVGPILKKLADDAGVIFTGSAGDEPGAVMELFDFADAMGFEVRVIGKGKNNKLDLDCNPDTVREEAERKGASPHMIASFKEGTKTMVEMALMCNATGFVPDVRGGHGIEATVNEVPKKYALKSEGGVLDNYGVVDFVNGIAPGVFVVVAHKLKAVNDELKYLSMGDGPNYILYRPYHLCSLETPLSAAMAVLDHKATIVPKAGLVAEVMTIAKKDLKKGEFMDGYGAYTCYGTIEKYDVAKAMNAVPIGLISKKTKVVKDIKKGEVITYDMVEIEKDTTLYHLRQLQEKIFG encoded by the coding sequence ATGTTAGATTTAAACAGAAAACTTGCAAAATTGGAAGAGGAAGGTAAAAAAATAAAAGTAGCTCTTATAGGAGCTGGGCATATGGGAAATGGAATGGTAAGCCAAATGGCAAATATGAAAGGTATTGAAGCTTCTATTGTTGTAGATATAAATTTGGAGTTGGCTCATAAAGCTTTTACTGATGCAGGAATAGATGAAGAAATTATAGATAATGTAACAAATGAAAAGGATGCAGAAATAAAATTACAAGAAGGAAAAGTATTGACATGTAATGACTTTCTTGTGGCTTGTAAAACTAAGTCAATAGATGTAGTTATAGATGCAACTGGGGGTATTGCAATTGGTGCAGAGATAGCATTAAACTCTATTTTAAATAAAAAACATATAGTTATGTTAAATGCTGAAACTGATTGTGTTGTTGGACCAATACTTAAAAAATTAGCAGATGATGCTGGAGTAATATTTACAGGTTCTGCAGGAGATGAGCCAGGTGCAGTAATGGAATTATTTGATTTTGCAGATGCAATGGGGTTTGAAGTTAGAGTGATAGGTAAAGGTAAAAATAATAAATTAGATTTAGATTGTAATCCTGATACAGTTAGAGAAGAAGCAGAAAGAAAAGGAGCTTCACCTCATATGATAGCTTCTTTTAAAGAAGGAACTAAAACAATGGTAGAAATGGCTTTAATGTGTAATGCAACTGGATTTGTGCCTGATGTAAGAGGTGGTCATGGTATTGAAGCTACAGTTAATGAAGTACCTAAGAAATATGCATTAAAAAGCGAAGGTGGAGTATTAGATAATTACGGTGTAGTTGATTTTGTAAATGGTATAGCACCTGGAGTTTTCGTAGTAGTAGCCCATAAATTAAAAGCAGTTAATGATGAACTAAAATATTTAAGTATGGGTGATGGACCTAATTACATATTATATAGACCATATCATTTATGTAGTTTAGAGACTCCTTTATCAGCAGCTATGGCAGTTTTAGACCATAAGGCTACAATAGTACCTAAAGCTGGACTAGTAGCAGAAGTTATGACTATAGCTAAGAAAGATTTGAAAAAAGGTGAGTTTATGGATGGCTATGGAGCATATACATGCTATGGTACTATAGAAAAATACGATGTAGCAAAGGCTATGAATGCTGTACCTATTGGTTTGATAAGTAAAAAGACTAAAGTTGTAAAAGATATTAAAAAAGGTGAAGTTATAACTTACGATATGGTAGAGATAGAAAAAGATACTACTTTATATCATTTAAGACAATTGCAAGAAAAAATATTTGGGTAA
- a CDS encoding PTS glucitol/sorbitol transporter subunit IIA, whose product MKYEVNISGIGSLVKELMDESNCLIIYDETINDDDLKDISVIHSIATLKSDVEIGDTLTIGNRDYCIVSVGDIAQKTLREIGHCTIKFDGKCEVNLPGEIHVEIGNPDITIGDLITIS is encoded by the coding sequence ATGAAATATGAAGTTAATATAAGTGGGATAGGCAGTTTAGTTAAAGAGTTAATGGATGAAAGCAATTGTCTTATTATATATGATGAAACCATTAATGATGACGACTTAAAGGATATATCTGTAATTCATTCAATAGCAACGTTAAAAAGTGATGTTGAAATAGGAGATACACTTACTATAGGGAATAGAGATTATTGTATAGTTTCAGTTGGTGATATTGCTCAGAAGACTCTTAGAGAAATTGGGCATTGTACAATCAAATTTGATGGAAAATGTGAAGTAAATTTACCAGGAGAAATACATGTGGAAATAGGAAATCCAGATATAACTATTGGAGATTTAATAACTATTTCTTAA
- a CDS encoding transcriptional regulator GutM yields the protein MKLLVILFVAYILNTIFIMKQNKLYFKTLNRAKKKGDIVSTGKKKSYFSKGSIAVISSDSDGFIKFGEILKGRTVMAKFKEIEEIEGLDIYSAEQKFKDEESIVQAIKFIKEKINVSFN from the coding sequence ATGAAATTATTAGTAATTTTATTTGTTGCTTATATTTTAAATACTATATTTATAATGAAGCAGAATAAATTGTATTTTAAAACTTTAAATAGAGCTAAAAAAAAGGGTGATATAGTGTCTACAGGCAAAAAGAAAAGCTATTTTTCTAAAGGAAGTATAGCCGTTATATCTTCAGATTCAGATGGGTTTATAAAGTTTGGAGAAATTTTAAAAGGGCGTACAGTAATGGCTAAATTTAAAGAGATTGAAGAAATAGAAGGATTAGATATATATAGTGCAGAGCAAAAATTTAAAGATGAAGAGAGTATTGTACAAGCTATAAAATTTATAAAAGAAAAAATAAATGTTTCTTTTAATTAA
- a CDS encoding BglG family transcription antiterminator, which yields MSVTEKIPSIDRKIFKILIMCSKKEFVSINSIANELNVTTRSVRTYIKQLNKDLGNDIAVIKYIKGQGYKLEIKDEQILNKIIDMNRKNVFSLNSKEDRVEFILNYLIELDGFITLDSLADEICVGRTTLVNDFQYVEKVLASYNLNLIKKQNTGMKLNGNELDIRLFILNQLYKNSRKDFSNSKYFKGIKKEEIINLEEKLLTLFKKNNFYVTDEMLREVINYIVVLVYRVKEEKKVKDYDVKFDLLKSYDEYFIAREIKHIISGMFECTLNDEEIIYLTIPLVSGNAPASECALNSSRISKNIDELMENIFNQIYVDMGIFINEDELRVGLGYHLSFTLNRLLFNIKLKNVLLEEIKQNYILPFKLAQIAGKVIEKKYNLEVSEDEIGYIAIHFSGYLERNSSRFYSIKKIAIICSTGLGTAKLLKIRVEKLIGNNPKIDTLSSFNLRNINLDEYDIVFTTIDLDTSNINTIVLKINTIFDENKLREQLKTVLCLREGNIDTTNSTNLLINNLLDEDKFMILNEKTILASLEKMMDHLMDLGCIDEKFRKNIVNREEKSPTVFDKGLLFPHSVNEKSDKFLMAVGILEEPIEYANRSIKIILMTMFPCENKIDSDLLVKIYEEVLKIGQDVKLTNKISKCRTFLEFKKVLLKNLI from the coding sequence ATGAGTGTAACTGAGAAAATTCCTTCTATTGACCGCAAGATATTTAAGATATTGATTATGTGTAGTAAAAAAGAGTTTGTGAGTATTAACTCAATAGCAAATGAATTGAATGTCACAACTAGAAGTGTAAGGACGTATATAAAACAATTGAATAAAGATTTAGGTAATGATATAGCAGTAATCAAATATATAAAGGGTCAAGGCTATAAACTAGAAATAAAAGATGAGCAGATACTCAATAAGATTATTGATATGAATAGAAAAAATGTATTTTCATTAAATTCAAAAGAAGATAGAGTAGAGTTTATACTAAATTACTTGATAGAACTAGATGGATTTATTACACTTGATAGTTTAGCTGATGAGATATGTGTAGGAAGAACTACTTTAGTAAATGATTTCCAGTATGTAGAAAAAGTTTTGGCTTCATATAATTTAAACTTGATTAAAAAACAGAATACAGGTATGAAATTAAATGGAAATGAACTTGATATTAGACTGTTTATATTAAATCAGTTGTATAAAAACTCAAGAAAAGATTTCAGTAATTCAAAGTATTTTAAAGGAATCAAAAAAGAAGAAATCATAAATTTAGAAGAAAAACTATTGACTTTATTTAAAAAAAATAATTTTTATGTTACAGATGAAATGTTAAGAGAAGTTATTAACTACATAGTAGTTTTAGTCTATAGAGTAAAAGAAGAAAAGAAAGTAAAAGATTATGATGTAAAGTTTGATTTACTTAAATCATATGATGAATACTTTATTGCTAGGGAAATAAAACATATAATATCAGGAATGTTTGAATGTACTTTAAATGATGAAGAAATTATTTATTTAACTATACCGTTAGTTAGTGGAAATGCACCAGCATCAGAATGTGCTTTAAATAGTAGTAGAATTAGTAAAAACATTGATGAGTTGATGGAAAATATATTTAATCAAATATATGTCGATATGGGTATTTTTATAAATGAGGATGAATTAAGAGTAGGTCTAGGATATCATCTTAGTTTTACTTTAAACAGGCTATTATTTAATATAAAGTTAAAAAATGTTTTGTTAGAAGAGATTAAGCAAAATTATATACTTCCATTTAAATTAGCACAAATAGCAGGAAAAGTAATAGAGAAAAAGTATAACTTAGAAGTTTCAGAAGATGAGATTGGATATATAGCAATCCATTTCAGTGGATATTTAGAAAGAAATAGCAGTAGATTCTATTCAATAAAAAAAATAGCAATTATATGTAGTACAGGTCTAGGAACAGCAAAACTATTGAAAATAAGAGTAGAAAAACTGATAGGAAATAATCCTAAAATTGATACTCTTTCAAGTTTTAATTTGAGAAATATTAACTTAGATGAATACGATATAGTTTTTACAACTATTGATTTAGACACATCAAATATAAATACAATAGTATTAAAAATAAATACAATATTTGATGAAAACAAACTAAGAGAACAATTAAAAACAGTATTGTGCCTAAGAGAAGGGAATATTGACACTACTAATTCTACAAATTTACTAATCAATAATTTGTTAGATGAAGATAAATTTATGATATTAAATGAAAAGACTATACTTGCCTCATTAGAAAAAATGATGGACCATCTTATGGATTTGGGATGTATTGATGAGAAGTTTAGAAAAAATATAGTCAATAGAGAAGAAAAATCTCCCACAGTATTTGATAAAGGTTTATTATTTCCTCATTCTGTAAATGAAAAATCAGATAAGTTTTTAATGGCAGTTGGAATTTTAGAAGAACCAATAGAATATGCAAATAGAAGTATAAAAATAATTCTTATGACAATGTTTCCATGTGAGAATAAGATAGACTCAGACTTATTAGTAAAAATTTATGAAGAAGTTTTAAAGATAGGCCAAGATGTAAAATTAACGAATAAGATAAGTAAATGTAGAACTTTTTTAGAATTTAAAAAGGTGTTACTTAAAAACCTTATATAA
- a CDS encoding PTS glucitol/sorbitol transporter subunit IIB, giving the protein MEENKILKIEKGTSGWGGPLYIKKEGNRNKILSMTAGGIHEVTLKIKELLGCEIVDGFKTGVSDEEVAVVIIDCGGTARCGVYPKKKIPTINVNPVGKTGPLAKFITEEYYVSDVNPNCISVVDGEDMPQKSQENKSENKSSIRKPDNYDEVKSKAQGEYAKKNIILSIGQGAGQVVSKFYDAGRDTIQMVMNNVIPFMAFVSMLMGIILASGLGDWIARVISPLAGNIGGLLIISVICTLPFLSPILGPGAVIAQVVGTLVGTQIGLGAIPAYLALPALFAINGQAGCDFVPVGLSLGEAEPETVEYGVPALFYSRLITGPIAVIIAYGVAVFALR; this is encoded by the coding sequence ATGGAGGAGAATAAAATATTAAAAATAGAAAAGGGAACTTCAGGCTGGGGAGGTCCTTTGTATATAAAAAAAGAAGGGAATAGAAATAAGATACTATCAATGACTGCTGGTGGTATCCATGAAGTAACATTAAAAATAAAAGAACTACTGGGTTGTGAAATTGTAGATGGATTTAAAACTGGAGTTTCTGATGAAGAAGTAGCAGTAGTTATTATTGATTGTGGTGGAACTGCTAGATGTGGAGTTTATCCAAAGAAAAAAATACCTACAATAAATGTAAATCCAGTTGGAAAAACAGGTCCTTTAGCAAAATTTATAACAGAAGAATATTATGTATCAGATGTTAATCCTAACTGTATAAGTGTTGTAGATGGGGAAGATATGCCACAAAAATCTCAAGAAAATAAAAGCGAAAATAAGAGTTCTATTAGAAAGCCTGATAATTATGATGAGGTTAAGTCAAAAGCACAAGGTGAATATGCTAAAAAGAACATAATACTTTCTATTGGTCAAGGGGCAGGGCAAGTAGTATCAAAATTTTATGATGCAGGTCGAGATACTATCCAAATGGTAATGAATAACGTAATACCATTTATGGCATTTGTAAGTATGCTTATGGGAATTATTTTAGCATCTGGACTGGGAGACTGGATTGCAAGAGTTATATCTCCACTTGCAGGTAATATTGGTGGATTATTGATTATATCAGTAATTTGCACACTTCCATTCTTATCACCAATACTAGGACCTGGTGCAGTTATAGCTCAAGTAGTAGGGACTCTTGTAGGTACACAAATTGGTCTTGGTGCAATACCAGCATATTTAGCACTTCCAGCTTTATTTGCAATAAATGGGCAAGCTGGATGTGATTTTGTACCAGTAGGATTAAGTTTGGGAGAAGCAGAACCAGAAACTGTAGAGTATGGTGTTCCAGCTTTATTTTACTCTCGTTTAATAACTGGTCCAATAGCTGTTATTATTGCATATGGAGTTGCAGTATTTGCATTGAGATAA
- a CDS encoding PTS glucitol/sorbitol transporter subunit IIC yields MENVITGLSKGAEWFIGLFQKGGEQFIGLVSGTLPTLIVLMVAINSLIKIIGEERVNNWASKLGKNSFTRYILLPLVSVFFLGNPMCYTFGRFLKEEHKAGFYDAAVSFVHPITGLFPHANAGELFVWLGISAGLTTLGKETTTLALWYFIVGLIVIFIRGIVTEKMYAFLTRKNRATNKA; encoded by the coding sequence ATGGAAAACGTTATTACAGGTCTAAGTAAAGGTGCAGAGTGGTTTATCGGTTTGTTTCAGAAAGGGGGAGAACAATTTATAGGTCTTGTTTCAGGTACTCTTCCAACGCTAATTGTATTAATGGTAGCTATTAACTCTTTGATTAAGATAATTGGTGAGGAAAGAGTTAATAATTGGGCTTCTAAGCTAGGAAAGAACTCTTTTACAAGATATATTCTACTTCCATTAGTATCAGTATTTTTCTTGGGAAATCCTATGTGCTATACATTTGGTAGATTTTTAAAAGAAGAGCACAAAGCAGGATTTTATGATGCAGCAGTTTCATTTGTACATCCAATTACAGGTCTTTTTCCACATGCAAATGCAGGAGAACTTTTTGTATGGTTGGGAATATCTGCAGGTTTGACTACTTTAGGTAAAGAAACTACTACATTGGCATTGTGGTATTTTATAGTTGGTCTAATTGTAATTTTTATAAGAGGTATAGTAACAGAAAAAATGTATGCTTTTCTAACAAGAAAAAATAGAGCAACAAATAAGGCTTAG
- a CDS encoding AraC family transcriptional regulator — MDYLKYFEKAVMYIENNLHENITVNDVAKETGYSYYHLTRLFKSMFGESVGSYIKKRRLVSSTKELLYSDKKVIDIAIGSGFESSEAFSRAFKSIYKVSPIEYRKNRIDVFVGKKKKLELDFMRHLVGNITIKPVIKEIEKIKVIGIKDKVILENNSLPDLWEKFRKVHHIVPNTLPSKRVFGICEAISEIHLVSESMEFNEIIGLEVNSYDVIPNSFVSKTIKEGKYAIFTHTGNLDNLDKTYEYIWGTWFLSSKEELDIRDDFEVYDERFLGPSNVNSQIDIYIPIK; from the coding sequence TTGGATTACTTAAAGTATTTTGAAAAAGCTGTAATGTATATTGAGAATAATTTACATGAAAATATAACTGTAAATGATGTGGCAAAAGAAACTGGATATTCTTATTATCATTTAACACGCTTATTTAAGTCTATGTTTGGTGAGAGTGTAGGAAGTTATATAAAAAAAAGACGATTAGTAAGTAGTACAAAAGAACTTTTATATAGTGATAAAAAAGTGATAGATATAGCTATTGGTAGTGGATTTGAATCTTCAGAAGCATTTAGCAGAGCATTTAAATCTATATACAAGGTTAGCCCTATAGAATATAGAAAAAATAGAATTGATGTATTTGTTGGTAAAAAGAAAAAATTAGAGTTAGATTTTATGAGACATCTTGTTGGAAATATAACGATTAAACCAGTTATAAAAGAAATAGAAAAAATAAAGGTAATAGGTATAAAGGATAAAGTAATTTTAGAAAATAATTCATTACCTGACTTGTGGGAGAAATTCAGAAAAGTACATCATATTGTCCCAAATACTTTGCCATCAAAGAGAGTTTTTGGAATCTGTGAAGCAATCTCTGAAATACACCTAGTTAGTGAAAGTATGGAATTTAATGAGATAATAGGACTTGAAGTTAATAGTTATGATGTGATTCCAAATTCATTTGTTTCAAAAACTATTAAGGAAGGAAAGTATGCTATATTTACTCATACTGGTAACTTAGATAATTTAGACAAAACTTATGAATATATATGGGGTACTTGGTTTTTAAGTTCAAAAGAAGAACTTGATATAAGAGATGATTTTGAAGTATATGATGAACGATTTTTAGGTCCTAGTAATGTGAACTCACAAATTGATATTTATATACCTATAAAATAA
- a CDS encoding C45 family autoproteolytic acyltransferase/hydolase: METLEVRNIELSGTNYEIGYRLGELVANMPEIIEGQINKSNLVSKKEEKEMIELFDKYCPGLNEELQGFADAIQVNCNQILYYTMTYLKPGCSQVALAPELTENGHVLFARNFDFSHNMEDFVLCKTKVNGKYAHIGTTIMQFGRGEGMNECGLGVSQSSCGIPVGNSDGLRKPAIVGLQFWAVIRYLLENCKDVDEALEYLKDMPIAYNINLLLADKSGNIALVETLDGKKEVNIINSLESKREYFLHSTNHTHIDKLHKLDPQSMKNSIHRYKLIKEYINKSKKIGEKELMNLLSSKYPNGLFCNYYNDFFGTLKSIVMDLNIGKFNILWGGLENKWESYYLKNDIKSITQRININIEKAPSDFFDFIE; encoded by the coding sequence ATGGAAACTTTAGAAGTAAGAAATATTGAATTGAGTGGTACAAATTATGAGATAGGATACAGACTAGGAGAATTGGTTGCTAATATGCCAGAGATAATAGAAGGTCAGATTAATAAATCTAATCTGGTAAGCAAAAAAGAAGAAAAAGAGATGATAGAGTTGTTTGATAAATATTGTCCAGGTCTTAATGAAGAATTGCAAGGTTTTGCTGATGCAATTCAAGTGAATTGTAATCAAATTTTATATTATACTATGACTTATCTTAAACCAGGTTGTAGTCAAGTTGCATTAGCACCAGAATTAACTGAAAATGGGCATGTACTATTTGCACGTAATTTCGATTTCTCACACAATATGGAGGATTTTGTTTTATGTAAAACTAAGGTAAATGGAAAATATGCACATATAGGTACTACCATTATGCAATTTGGAAGAGGTGAAGGTATGAATGAATGTGGCTTAGGTGTAAGTCAGTCATCATGTGGTATTCCTGTAGGCAATTCAGATGGTTTAAGAAAACCAGCAATTGTAGGTTTACAGTTTTGGGCTGTTATTAGATATTTGTTAGAAAATTGCAAAGATGTAGATGAAGCATTAGAATATTTAAAAGATATGCCAATTGCATACAATATTAATTTATTGCTTGCAGATAAGTCTGGAAACATTGCACTTGTGGAGACTTTAGATGGGAAAAAAGAAGTAAATATAATCAACAGTTTAGAAAGTAAAAGAGAATATTTTTTACACTCTACTAATCATACACATATTGATAAACTTCATAAATTAGATCCACAATCAATGAAAAATTCTATTCATAGATATAAATTAATTAAAGAATATATAAATAAGTCTAAAAAAATTGGAGAGAAAGAGTTAATGAATTTATTGTCTTCAAAATATCCAAATGGCTTATTTTGTAATTACTATAATGATTTTTTTGGAACTTTAAAAAGTATAGTTATGGATTTAAATATAGGAAAGTTTAATATTTTATGGGGTGGACTAGAGAATAAATGGGAGAGCTACTATTTAAAAAATGACATTAAATCTATAACACAGAGGATAAACATAAATATTGAAAAAGCACCATCTGACTTTTTTGATTTCATTGAATAA
- a CDS encoding M20 family metallopeptidase — protein MKERIIQVADSKKEKILGLCQSLYDEPEIALQEYKSAKKISEFLREEGFDVEENLAGMATAFKATKKNGDGPKIAFIAEYDALPGNGHACGHHLIASMGVGAGIALSSILDTYKGEVSIIGTPAEETGDGKPYLIEHGVFDGYDAAMMIHPNSKTCVTPEIIAIGGLDFIFTGKASHAGAKPYNGINALDAVVLLYNNINALRQQLVDGTRIHGIILEAGTAANVIPDMGKVRLEIRAKEQNYFDEVVEKVKNCARGAAIATGCELEFYHFEPTCQGLNENKVLVDIFTKIMEEFGIYEDEQVMLGSTDMGNLSQIMPCIHPLMKFSENGEELHTKEFLEASINSYAKDRVIDGIKILALTGFNLFENPELLKKMKEE, from the coding sequence ATGAAAGAAAGAATAATACAAGTGGCTGATTCAAAGAAAGAAAAAATTCTAGGGCTATGTCAATCTTTATATGATGAACCAGAAATTGCTTTGCAAGAATATAAATCTGCTAAAAAAATATCAGAATTTCTAAGAGAAGAGGGTTTTGATGTTGAGGAAAACTTGGCAGGTATGGCTACAGCTTTTAAAGCAACCAAGAAAAATGGAGATGGTCCTAAAATAGCATTTATAGCAGAATATGATGCTCTTCCAGGCAATGGACATGCATGTGGACATCATTTAATTGCATCTATGGGAGTTGGAGCTGGAATAGCTCTTTCAAGTATACTGGATACTTACAAGGGAGAAGTAAGTATAATTGGAACACCTGCTGAAGAAACTGGAGATGGAAAGCCTTACTTGATAGAACATGGTGTATTTGATGGCTATGATGCAGCAATGATGATACATCCAAATTCAAAAACTTGTGTAACACCTGAAATTATAGCAATAGGAGGTCTAGATTTCATATTTACTGGAAAAGCATCTCATGCAGGAGCTAAGCCATATAACGGAATAAATGCTTTAGATGCAGTAGTACTACTATATAATAATATAAATGCACTAAGACAACAATTAGTAGATGGAACGAGAATACATGGTATTATATTAGAAGCAGGAACTGCTGCAAATGTAATACCTGATATGGGAAAAGTAAGATTAGAGATAAGGGCAAAAGAACAAAATTACTTTGATGAAGTAGTAGAAAAAGTGAAAAATTGTGCTAGAGGTGCTGCAATAGCCACTGGATGTGAACTTGAATTTTATCACTTTGAACCAACTTGCCAAGGATTAAATGAAAATAAAGTTTTGGTAGATATATTTACAAAGATTATGGAGGAATTTGGAATATATGAAGATGAACAAGTAATGTTAGGTTCAACAGATATGGGAAATTTAAGTCAAATAATGCCATGTATACATCCTTTGATGAAGTTTTCTGAAAATGGAGAAGAACTACATACAAAAGAATTTTTGGAGGCTTCTATAAATTCATATGCAAAAGATAGAGTAATTGATGGTATAAAAATATTAGCTTTAACAGGATTTAATTTATTTGAAAATCCAGAATTATTGAAAAAAATGAAGGAAGAGTAG
- a CDS encoding alanine/glycine:cation symporter family protein, with amino-acid sequence MTDLVNTINGIVWSPVLVAMCLCIGLYFSLKLKLFQIRDVKEMFTLLLEGDSSHVGISSFQGFATSMAGRIGTGNIAGVAVAIAMGGPGALVWMCIMATLGSATAFVESTLAQIYKDEHDGQYRGGPPYYFEKGLGWKKCSVLFSIVAIISYTFFMPGTQSNTLYLAMNQAFGFSKMTIAVASSIALAIIIFGGIKRIGLFAEKVVPIMGGAYLIMTLVIIITNISLVPEAIVTMFKSAFGFGSVFGGMLGSAISWGVKRGIYSNEAGEGSGTYGAAAAEVSHPAKQGLVQAFSVYVDTLLICMATGIMIVITGMYNVTGVCTALPGVEPGPQYVQSAINTLHPQLGDIFIAIVLLLFTFTTLLAFSYMMETNVSYLVTRIKAEKHEKYIINVCRFMLIACAAMCCFIEPLTSWALGDICIGVLTYINLIAIFTLKKPAIKAYYDYIRQKKMGIKRSDRTFNPIELDIRNAEFWENRYLKEDKHELN; translated from the coding sequence GTGACCGATTTAGTTAACACCATTAATGGAATTGTTTGGTCACCCGTATTAGTTGCAATGTGTTTGTGTATAGGATTATATTTTTCATTGAAATTAAAACTTTTTCAAATAAGAGATGTAAAAGAAATGTTTACTCTCTTGCTTGAAGGAGATAGTTCTCATGTTGGTATATCATCATTTCAAGGTTTTGCTACATCTATGGCTGGAAGAATAGGGACTGGAAATATAGCTGGTGTAGCTGTAGCAATAGCAATGGGAGGTCCAGGAGCATTAGTATGGATGTGTATAATGGCTACATTAGGTTCAGCAACTGCATTTGTAGAATCTACTTTAGCTCAAATATATAAAGATGAGCATGATGGGCAGTATAGAGGAGGACCTCCATATTATTTTGAAAAAGGTCTTGGGTGGAAAAAGTGTTCAGTTTTATTTTCAATAGTTGCAATAATAAGTTATACATTTTTTATGCCTGGTACACAATCAAACACTTTATATCTAGCAATGAATCAAGCATTTGGATTTTCAAAAATGACAATAGCAGTAGCATCTTCTATTGCATTAGCGATAATAATTTTTGGAGGAATTAAAAGGATTGGTTTATTTGCTGAAAAAGTAGTACCTATAATGGGTGGAGCATACCTTATTATGACATTAGTAATAATTATAACAAATATTAGTTTAGTTCCAGAGGCTATTGTAACAATGTTTAAATCTGCATTTGGATTTGGTTCAGTTTTTGGAGGAATGCTAGGTTCAGCAATATCTTGGGGAGTAAAAAGAGGTATATACTCAAATGAAGCAGGAGAAGGTTCTGGGACTTATGGTGCGGCAGCAGCAGAAGTAAGTCATCCAGCCAAACAAGGATTAGTTCAAGCATTTTCTGTTTATGTAGACACATTATTAATATGTATGGCTACAGGTATTATGATTGTAATAACAGGAATGTATAATGTTACAGGTGTTTGCACAGCACTACCAGGTGTAGAACCGGGACCACAATATGTACAGAGTGCAATAAATACATTACATCCACAATTAGGTGATATTTTTATAGCAATAGTTTTATTATTATTTACATTTACAACTTTATTAGCCTTCTCATATATGATGGAGACTAATGTATCTTACTTAGTAACTAGAATTAAAGCAGAAAAACATGAAAAGTACATAATTAATGTCTGTAGATTTATGCTTATAGCATGTGCAGCAATGTGTTGTTTTATAGAACCACTTACAAGCTGGGCATTAGGTGATATATGTATAGGTGTATTAACATATATAAATTTAATTGCCATCTTTACACTAAAAAAACCAGCTATAAAGGCATATTATGATTATATAAGACAGAAGAAGATGGGAATAAAAAGGAGTGATAGAACTTTTAACCCTATAGAGTTAGATATAAGAAATGCTGAGTTTTGGGAAAATAGATACTTAAAAGAGGATAAGCATGAGTTAAATTAA